Proteins found in one Cetobacterium ceti genomic segment:
- the secF gene encoding protein translocase subunit SecF, with product MEIIKYSKRWVGFSTALVVISLCILFFKGFNQGIDFTGGNLYQLRFNQKVELGQVNKYLDGLSKEFPQLNGRSRKVQISEGNNIIIRTQEMNEQEQNAFLNKLGNFEKFQIEKTDKVGASIGEELKSSALLALGIGGVLIVLYITLRFEFKFAIAAIASLFHDLLIAVAVISLLGYEINSPFIAAVLTILGYSINDTIVVFDRIREGLKKKSDMTFGELLNRSVNQVMVRSINTSLTTLLAVIAILIFGGDSLRTFITTLLFGILAGTYSSIFLATPLVYFMEKNRDEKYEPKHDHHNEDDSNRDEKILV from the coding sequence ATGGAAATAATAAAATACTCAAAGAGATGGGTAGGTTTTTCAACTGCTTTAGTTGTAATTTCTCTATGTATTCTTTTTTTTAAAGGATTTAATCAGGGAATAGACTTTACAGGAGGAAACCTATATCAACTTAGATTTAATCAGAAAGTTGAATTGGGACAAGTAAATAAATATTTAGATGGATTATCAAAGGAGTTTCCACAATTAAATGGAAGAAGTAGAAAGGTTCAGATTTCAGAGGGGAATAATATAATAATTAGAACTCAAGAGATGAATGAGCAGGAACAAAATGCTTTTTTAAATAAATTAGGAAATTTTGAAAAGTTTCAAATAGAAAAAACTGATAAGGTAGGAGCTAGTATAGGAGAGGAATTAAAATCTTCAGCTCTTTTAGCTTTAGGAATTGGTGGAGTTTTAATAGTATTATATATAACTTTAAGATTTGAATTTAAATTTGCAATTGCAGCTATAGCATCTTTATTTCATGATTTATTAATAGCAGTTGCAGTTATTTCGCTTTTAGGATATGAGATAAACTCTCCATTTATAGCAGCAGTTCTTACAATTTTAGGATATTCGATAAATGATACCATTGTGGTATTTGATAGAATAAGAGAAGGATTGAAGAAAAAATCAGATATGACATTTGGAGAACTTTTAAATAGAAGTGTAAACCAAGTTATGGTAAGATCTATAAACACATCTTTAACAACACTGTTAGCAGTTATTGCTATTTTAATATTTGGTGGAGATAGTTTAAGAACATTTATAACTACACTTTTATTTGGAATATTAGCAGGAACATACTCATCTATATTTTTAGCAACACCACTTGTTTACTTTATGGAAAAAAATAGAGATGAAAAGTACGAGCCAAAACATGATCACCACAATGAGGATGATTCAAATAGGGATGAAAAAATATTAGTATAG
- the lptC gene encoding LPS export ABC transporter periplasmic protein LptC: protein MNRKKLLYIAAIIVVLGLGYINYFGDEKTVAPKAQVIETTDVTYNSDGYEIEALKQKDMLKSDETTFEKAQAKVKNLFLSGDNILLDKAKNLILKNNIFGKSINGWEFKTEAAKYIKEDDLIVSDSGVTAINKEKGMEISGKNFKSDSKMDFMNLQGDVSLKVKDYTLLAEKAEYNNKSKIVNIFGNIKLESNNSKVAKGKLFGEFKKGRYNIETKILEAWEPFEIDYNGTKLYGEHLIYNEETGAFKITKNVHVVSNGYNIKMDSITRENEKALININGPVEGDNKVNFFKGNRGYYNEEIGLFELVGDIKGHSNKGDKLLAEKLFYFKDNETFKLYGKDGEDVYYKNATKEIKAPEVIYNEKTGIGEVIKGYVFDEKDNQYASGDLVTFNDNSKKYTVKGNGYFKDKDYIFKSDLIEYEKDKDLALLPGKYTVTERKSNGVFKGSNGIYILSKGDFESKGDFTYENKEEKLSGENLKYNIKSGYGTIEKNVVLLKKEDNTIVKGNSGEFKNNNYAKIIGNLEILNSNADIYGNSGTYFLNENKVIIPGKINFKGKEKDISGTMENGVYYVNSGKMIGKNFHGKNMNNIIKSDIINYYVNKNEVVLEKNCVIKNLEGTLKSSLINYELDNNEVILKNKFVMDYRDFKVTSSKGTINMNSNSFTTGPVNILSKLGDKFSADSSKGNMKNMVIDLNGNTHGEFMDKGVLTKFKGDNTRVYLKDENNTYVAQRIEVIKNGEIIREDLDLKSDYLEMDVPRNLVFAKDNSVVVMKNERGTTTIKSKSMNGDLNTEIINLNIDVHIINKNKEGEVTNLTSTKATIKNKENIVELMGDVIAENAKATISADSAIYNTKTNKIKAKGNVFIDYKSKTSKSRSIINGESKDAYKNFMKQ, encoded by the coding sequence ATGAATAGAAAGAAACTACTTTATATAGCTGCAATTATAGTAGTTTTGGGGTTAGGTTATATAAACTACTTTGGAGATGAAAAAACCGTAGCTCCAAAGGCACAAGTTATAGAAACTACTGACGTAACATATAATAGTGATGGTTATGAGATAGAAGCTTTAAAGCAAAAAGATATGTTAAAAAGCGATGAAACTACATTTGAAAAAGCTCAGGCAAAGGTAAAAAATCTATTTTTATCAGGAGATAATATTTTATTAGATAAGGCTAAGAACTTAATCTTAAAAAATAATATTTTTGGTAAAAGTATCAATGGATGGGAGTTTAAAACAGAGGCAGCAAAATATATAAAGGAAGATGATTTAATAGTTTCTGATTCAGGAGTTACTGCAATAAATAAAGAAAAGGGAATGGAAATATCAGGTAAAAACTTTAAAAGTGATAGTAAAATGGACTTTATGAATTTACAAGGGGATGTATCCTTAAAAGTTAAGGACTATACACTTTTAGCAGAAAAAGCAGAGTATAACAATAAAAGTAAAATTGTAAATATATTTGGAAATATAAAGTTAGAAAGTAATAATTCAAAGGTTGCTAAGGGAAAACTATTTGGAGAATTTAAAAAAGGAAGATATAATATAGAAACAAAAATTTTAGAAGCTTGGGAACCTTTTGAGATAGATTATAATGGAACTAAACTCTATGGAGAGCATTTAATTTATAATGAAGAAACAGGAGCTTTTAAAATAACTAAAAATGTTCATGTTGTTTCAAATGGTTATAATATAAAAATGGATAGTATAACTAGAGAAAATGAAAAAGCTCTTATAAATATAAATGGTCCTGTTGAAGGGGATAATAAAGTTAACTTCTTTAAAGGAAATAGAGGATATTATAATGAAGAAATAGGTTTATTTGAATTAGTCGGAGACATTAAGGGACATTCAAATAAAGGGGATAAATTATTAGCTGAAAAATTATTTTACTTTAAAGATAATGAAACATTTAAACTATATGGAAAAGATGGAGAGGATGTTTATTATAAAAATGCAACTAAGGAAATAAAGGCTCCAGAGGTTATTTATAATGAAAAAACAGGTATAGGGGAAGTTATAAAGGGTTATGTTTTTGATGAGAAGGATAATCAATATGCTTCAGGAGATTTAGTTACATTTAATGATAATAGTAAAAAATATACAGTTAAAGGTAATGGATATTTTAAAGATAAAGATTATATATTTAAAAGCGATTTAATAGAGTATGAAAAAGATAAAGATTTAGCTCTTTTACCTGGAAAATATACAGTTACAGAAAGAAAAAGTAATGGAGTATTTAAAGGCTCAAATGGAATATATATATTAAGTAAAGGAGACTTTGAAAGCAAAGGAGATTTTACTTATGAAAATAAAGAGGAAAAATTATCAGGAGAAAATTTAAAATACAATATTAAAAGTGGATATGGAACTATTGAAAAAAATGTAGTTTTATTGAAAAAAGAAGATAATACTATTGTAAAAGGAAATAGTGGAGAGTTTAAAAATAATAATTATGCAAAAATAATTGGAAATTTAGAAATTTTAAACTCAAATGCTGATATATATGGAAATAGTGGAACATATTTCTTAAATGAAAATAAAGTAATTATACCTGGAAAAATAAACTTTAAAGGAAAAGAGAAAGATATTTCAGGTACTATGGAAAATGGAGTTTATTATGTTAATAGCGGTAAAATGATAGGTAAAAATTTCCATGGAAAAAATATGAATAATATAATAAAAAGTGATATAATAAATTACTATGTCAATAAAAATGAGGTTGTTCTTGAAAAGAATTGTGTTATAAAAAATCTTGAGGGAACTTTAAAAAGCTCTCTTATAAACTATGAGCTAGATAATAATGAAGTTATATTAAAAAATAAATTTGTTATGGATTATAGGGATTTTAAAGTAACTTCTTCAAAGGGTACTATAAATATGAATAGTAATAGCTTTACAACAGGACCAGTTAATATACTTTCTAAATTAGGAGATAAATTCAGTGCAGATTCCTCTAAAGGAAATATGAAAAATATGGTTATAGATTTAAATGGAAACACACATGGTGAATTTATGGATAAGGGAGTATTAACTAAGTTTAAAGGTGATAATACTAGAGTATATTTAAAAGATGAGAACAATACCTATGTAGCTCAAAGAATTGAAGTTATAAAAAATGGAGAGATAATTAGAGAGGATTTAGATTTAAAATCAGATTATTTAGAGATGGATGTTCCTAGAAACTTAGTTTTTGCTAAGGATAATAGTGTGGTAGTTATGAAAAATGAAAGAGGAACAACAACAATTAAATCTAAATCTATGAATGGAGATTTAAATACTGAAATTATTAACTTAAATATTGATGTACATATAATAAATAAAAATAAAGAGGGAGAGGTTACTAATTTAACTTCAACAAAAGCTACTATAAAAAATAAAGAAAATATAGTAGAACTTATGGGGGATGTAATTGCAGAAAATGCAAAGGCAACAATTAGTGCTGATTCAGCTATATATAATACTAAAACTAATAAAATAAAAGCTAAGGGAAATGTATTTATAGATTACAAATCAAAGACATCTAAAAGTAGATCTATTATAAATGGAGAATCTAAGGATGCCTATAAAAATTTCATGAAGCAGTAA
- the alaS gene encoding alanine--tRNA ligase: MLTGNEIRQKFIEFFESKKHKHFESASLIPDDPTLLLTVAGMVPFKPYFLGQKEAPCPRVTTYQKCIRTNDLENVGRTARHHTFFEMLGNFSFGDYFKKEAIVWSWEFITEVLKLDKEKLWISVFESDDEAEQIWMEECNFPKERIVRLGASENWWAAGPTGSCGPSSEIHVDLGVAYGGDENSKLGDEGTDNRFIEIWNLVFTEWNRMEDGSLQPLPKKNIDTGAGLERVAAMVQGKSNNFETDLLFPLVEAAGKLTSTTYGDTPEKDFSLKVITDHARAITFLINDGVIPSNEGRGYVLRRILRRAVRHGRLLGTKDLFMYKMVDEVVELMAIAYPELRENLEHIKKVVKIEEEKFSNTLDQGIQLVTNEIEEAKKRGENKLSGDVTFKLYDTYGFPYELTEEICEEMGIEVCKDEFVSKMEEQRAKARAARTVVMEKGQDSFIEEFYDKHGKTEFDGYEIVAEEGKLLHVRNIEDNKYALIFDRTPFYAEAGGQEADHGTIEGNGVFGKVIDVQKQKEIYTHTVIIENGEDNLNEGAMFNLAIDTTRRSEIAKNHTATHLLHEALREVLGSHVQQAGSAVSADRLRFDFNHYEGLTEKELEEVERIVNTEIANALPVSIENMTMDEAKAKGATALFGDKYGNSVRVVSVGDFSMELCGGTHIDNISKVGLFKIISEAGVAAGVRRIEAQTGFRAYETVVGTDKLVKKVSKTLKTDVNKLDERSEKLMDEMKDLNKELEALKAKIATFEANSLFENVEEINGVKVLVQDFKDKDANSLREIVDKAKDKLGSCVIALGADNDKAIFAIGVTKDLTGKVKAGDLVREAAKIAGGNGGGRPDFAQAGGKDGAKVKEALEAIKTILVENLK, encoded by the coding sequence ATGCTTACAGGTAACGAAATCAGACAGAAATTTATTGAATTTTTCGAAAGTAAAAAACATAAGCATTTTGAAAGTGCTTCTTTAATACCAGATGATCCTACACTATTATTAACAGTTGCTGGAATGGTACCATTTAAACCTTACTTCTTAGGGCAAAAGGAAGCTCCTTGTCCTAGAGTAACAACTTATCAAAAATGTATAAGAACAAATGACTTAGAAAATGTTGGAAGAACAGCTAGACACCACACATTCTTTGAAATGTTAGGAAACTTCTCTTTTGGAGATTACTTTAAAAAAGAAGCTATTGTTTGGTCATGGGAGTTTATTACAGAAGTTTTAAAATTAGATAAGGAAAAATTATGGATATCAGTATTTGAATCTGATGATGAAGCTGAACAAATTTGGATGGAAGAATGTAATTTCCCTAAAGAAAGAATAGTAAGACTTGGTGCTTCTGAAAACTGGTGGGCAGCTGGACCTACAGGTTCTTGTGGACCATCTTCTGAAATTCACGTGGATTTAGGAGTTGCTTATGGTGGAGATGAAAATTCAAAATTAGGTGATGAAGGGACAGATAACCGTTTTATTGAAATTTGGAATTTAGTATTTACTGAATGGAATAGAATGGAAGATGGAAGTTTACAACCATTACCAAAGAAAAATATAGATACAGGAGCAGGACTAGAAAGAGTTGCTGCAATGGTTCAAGGGAAATCAAATAACTTTGAAACAGATTTATTATTCCCATTAGTTGAAGCTGCAGGAAAATTAACTTCAACAACTTATGGAGATACTCCTGAAAAAGATTTCTCTTTAAAAGTTATAACAGACCACGCAAGAGCAATAACTTTCTTAATTAACGATGGAGTTATTCCATCAAATGAAGGAAGAGGATATGTATTAAGAAGAATCTTAAGAAGAGCCGTAAGACATGGAAGATTATTAGGAACTAAGGACCTATTCATGTATAAAATGGTGGATGAAGTTGTTGAATTAATGGCTATAGCTTATCCAGAATTAAGAGAAAACTTAGAGCATATTAAAAAAGTTGTAAAAATTGAAGAGGAAAAATTCTCAAATACTTTAGATCAAGGAATTCAATTGGTAACAAATGAAATTGAAGAGGCTAAAAAAAGAGGAGAGAATAAATTATCAGGAGATGTTACTTTTAAATTATATGATACATATGGATTCCCATATGAATTAACAGAAGAGATCTGTGAAGAGATGGGAATAGAAGTATGTAAAGATGAATTTGTAAGTAAAATGGAAGAGCAAAGAGCTAAAGCAAGAGCTGCAAGAACTGTTGTAATGGAAAAAGGTCAAGATTCATTTATAGAAGAGTTTTATGATAAACATGGAAAAACTGAATTTGATGGATATGAAATAGTTGCTGAAGAGGGTAAATTATTACATGTTAGAAATATTGAAGATAACAAATATGCTTTAATATTTGATAGAACACCATTTTATGCAGAAGCAGGAGGACAGGAAGCTGACCATGGAACTATAGAAGGAAATGGAGTTTTTGGAAAAGTTATTGATGTTCAAAAGCAAAAGGAAATCTATACACATACTGTAATTATAGAAAATGGAGAAGATAATTTAAATGAAGGGGCTATGTTTAATTTAGCTATTGATACAACAAGAAGAAGTGAAATAGCTAAAAATCATACGGCAACTCACTTATTACATGAAGCTTTAAGAGAAGTATTAGGTTCTCATGTACAACAGGCTGGATCAGCTGTAAGTGCAGATAGATTAAGATTTGACTTTAATCACTATGAGGGATTAACAGAAAAAGAACTTGAAGAAGTTGAAAGAATAGTAAATACTGAAATTGCAAATGCATTACCAGTTTCTATTGAAAATATGACTATGGACGAAGCTAAAGCTAAAGGAGCAACAGCTTTATTTGGAGATAAATATGGAAACAGTGTAAGAGTTGTTTCAGTTGGAGATTTCTCAATGGAACTTTGTGGAGGAACTCACATAGATAATATTTCTAAAGTTGGATTATTTAAAATAATCTCTGAAGCAGGGGTAGCAGCAGGGGTAAGAAGAATAGAAGCTCAAACAGGATTTAGAGCTTATGAAACAGTTGTTGGAACTGATAAATTAGTTAAAAAAGTTTCTAAAACATTAAAAACTGATGTTAATAAATTAGATGAAAGATCTGAAAAATTAATGGATGAAATGAAGGATTTAAATAAAGAGTTAGAAGCTTTAAAAGCGAAAATAGCTACATTTGAAGCAAATTCTTTATTTGAAAATGTAGAAGAGATCAATGGAGTAAAAGTATTAGTTCAAGATTTCAAAGATAAAGATGCCAACTCATTAAGAGAGATAGTTGATAAGGCTAAGGATAAATTAGGATCATGTGTAATTGCCTTAGGAGCAGATAATGATAAGGCTATATTTGCAATAGGAGTAACAAAAGATTTAACAGGAAAAGTTAAAGCTGGAGATTTAGTAAGAGAAGCAGCTAAAATAGCTGGAGGAAATGGTGGAGGAAGACCAGATTTCGCTCAAGCTGGAGGAAAAGATGGAGCTAAAGTTAAAGAAGCTTTAGAAGCTATCAAAACTATTTTAGTTGAAAATTTAAAGTAA
- the ruvX gene encoding Holliday junction resolvase RuvX yields the protein MSFKKYLSLDVGDVRIGVARSDIMGMLASPLEVIDRKKTKAVKRVAELCKQENTKSLVVGIPKSLDGTEKRQAEKVREFIGKLQKEIEGLEIFEVDERLTTVSADRILTEMSVKGAIEKRKVVDKIAAAIILQTFLDMKK from the coding sequence ATGAGTTTTAAAAAATACCTTTCTCTAGATGTGGGAGATGTAAGAATAGGTGTGGCTAGATCTGATATAATGGGGATGCTAGCCTCCCCTTTAGAGGTTATTGATAGAAAAAAAACAAAGGCAGTAAAAAGAGTAGCTGAACTATGTAAACAGGAAAATACTAAGTCATTAGTAGTGGGTATTCCTAAAAGTTTAGATGGAACAGAAAAAAGACAAGCTGAAAAGGTAAGAGAGTTTATTGGAAAATTGCAAAAAGAAATTGAGGGGTTAGAAATATTTGAAGTAGACGAGAGATTGACAACAGTTTCTGCAGATAGAATATTAACAGAGATGTCAGTTAAAGGTGCTATTGAAAAAAGAAAGGTTGTAGATAAAATAGCTGCGGCTATTATATTACAAACATTCCTTGACATGAAAAAATAA
- the secD gene encoding protein translocase subunit SecD, with the protein MKSKLLIKLLIVAVILFGAGWLTFVKPTKLGLDLKGGVYVVLQAEPEDGIPLDENAMNRLIEVLDRRINGLGVAESLVQKAGADRVIIELPGVNNTDQAIKMIGKTALMEFKLMDDKGDLGPTLLTGSALKKADVSYDNLGRPQIQFEMTNEGAVEFAKITRENIGKRLAITLDGVVQTAPMINSEIPSGNGVITGNYTVEEAKGTATLLNAGALPVKAKIVETRTVGASLGDESIAQSKKAAVVAVALIGIFMFVFYRLPGLVADLALLSFGLITFGALNFIDATLTLPGIAGLILSAGMAVDANVIIFERIKEELRNGNSVLGAIDAGFSKGFSSILDSNVTTLIITIILFSFGTGSVKGFAVTLTIGVIASMFTAITITKLFLQIFVDVFKVRKPELFGVRGK; encoded by the coding sequence ATGAAGTCAAAGTTATTAATCAAGTTACTTATTGTAGCAGTTATACTTTTTGGGGCTGGGTGGTTAACATTTGTTAAACCGACAAAACTAGGATTGGATTTAAAAGGTGGAGTTTACGTAGTATTACAAGCAGAACCTGAGGATGGAATACCTTTAGATGAAAATGCAATGAATAGACTAATCGAAGTTTTAGACAGAAGAATAAATGGTCTAGGAGTTGCAGAGTCATTGGTACAAAAGGCTGGAGCAGATAGAGTAATTATTGAATTACCTGGTGTTAACAACACAGATCAAGCTATAAAAATGATTGGAAAAACAGCTCTTATGGAGTTTAAGTTAATGGATGATAAGGGTGATTTAGGACCTACATTATTAACTGGTTCAGCTCTTAAAAAAGCTGATGTTTCCTATGATAATTTAGGAAGACCACAAATTCAATTTGAAATGACAAATGAAGGTGCAGTAGAATTTGCAAAAATTACTAGAGAAAATATAGGAAAAAGATTGGCAATAACATTAGATGGAGTAGTTCAAACAGCACCTATGATCAATAGTGAAATCCCTAGTGGAAATGGAGTTATTACAGGAAATTACACTGTAGAAGAAGCAAAGGGAACAGCAACATTATTAAATGCAGGAGCATTACCAGTAAAAGCAAAAATTGTAGAAACTAGAACAGTTGGAGCTTCTCTAGGAGATGAATCAATAGCTCAAAGTAAGAAAGCTGCAGTTGTTGCAGTGGCTTTAATTGGAATATTTATGTTTGTATTCTATAGATTACCTGGACTAGTTGCAGATTTAGCACTATTAAGTTTTGGATTAATAACATTTGGAGCTTTAAACTTCATTGATGCAACTTTAACACTTCCTGGAATTGCAGGATTAATCTTATCAGCTGGAATGGCAGTTGACGCCAACGTAATTATATTTGAGAGAATAAAAGAGGAATTAAGAAATGGAAACAGTGTACTAGGTGCTATTGATGCAGGATTTAGTAAAGGGTTCTCTTCAATTTTAGACTCAAATGTAACTACTTTAATAATTACAATAATATTATTTTCATTTGGAACTGGATCTGTAAAAGGATTTGCAGTTACCCTAACAATTGGAGTTATAGCTTCAATGTTTACAGCAATAACAATTACTAAATTATTTTTACAAATATTTGTAGATGTATTCAAGGTAAGAAAGCCAGAATTATTCGGAGTTAGGGGGAAATAA
- a CDS encoding class I SAM-dependent rRNA methyltransferase, which yields MARVVLESGKDKKIRNFYPNVFKDDIAHIIGNVKTGDIVEVSTHDGEVIAQGYVTEGTNAFVRVLTTKTTPIDKKLILEKIKRAYEKRKPLFEETNCVRAFYSEADGIPGLIIDKFDKYVSMQIRNSGLEVFKQEIINAIKKVMKPKGIYERSDVENRTHEGVDQVTGIIYGEIPERIIMEDNGLKYYIDIVNGQKTGFFLDQRDSRKFIRPYLNSNSKFLDVFSSSGGFSVAALKEGCQKVIAIDKDAHALELCRENYELNEFENTFETMEGDAFLLLKTLANRDEKFDVITLDPPSLIKRKADIHRGRDFFFDLCDDSFKLIKDGGILGIITCAYHIGLQDLIEVTRMAASKNGKLLQVVGINYQPEDHPWILHVPETLYLKALWVKVVEN from the coding sequence ATGGCAAGAGTAGTATTAGAGAGTGGAAAAGATAAAAAAATAAGAAATTTTTATCCAAATGTATTTAAGGATGATATAGCACATATAATTGGAAATGTAAAAACAGGAGATATAGTTGAAGTATCAACTCATGATGGAGAGGTTATTGCTCAAGGGTATGTAACAGAGGGAACTAATGCCTTTGTAAGAGTTTTAACAACAAAAACAACTCCAATTGATAAGAAATTAATATTAGAAAAAATAAAAAGAGCATATGAAAAAAGAAAACCTCTTTTTGAAGAAACAAACTGTGTAAGAGCATTTTACTCTGAAGCTGATGGAATACCTGGTTTAATAATAGATAAATTTGATAAATATGTATCTATGCAAATAAGAAACTCAGGATTAGAGGTTTTTAAACAGGAAATTATAAATGCCATTAAAAAAGTTATGAAACCAAAGGGAATTTACGAGAGAAGTGACGTTGAAAATAGAACTCATGAAGGAGTAGATCAAGTTACTGGAATTATATATGGTGAGATCCCTGAAAGAATAATAATGGAAGATAATGGGTTAAAATATTATATAGATATAGTAAATGGTCAAAAAACAGGATTTTTCCTAGATCAAAGAGACTCTAGAAAATTTATAAGACCATATTTAAATAGTAATAGTAAATTTTTAGATGTATTTTCAAGTAGTGGAGGGTTTTCAGTGGCAGCTCTAAAAGAGGGATGTCAAAAGGTTATAGCCATAGATAAAGATGCCCATGCATTGGAATTATGTAGAGAAAATTATGAGCTAAATGAATTTGAAAATACTTTTGAAACAATGGAAGGAGATGCCTTTTTACTATTAAAAACTTTAGCAAATAGAGATGAAAAATTTGATGTAATAACATTAGATCCTCCATCACTTATTAAAAGAAAGGCCGATATCCATAGAGGAAGAGATTTCTTCTTTGATTTATGTGATGACAGTTTTAAATTAATTAAAGATGGTGGAATTTTAGGAATTATAACTTGTGCTTATCACATAGGATTACAAGATTTAATAGAAGTTACTAGAATGGCTGCTTCTAAAAATGGAAAATTACTTCAAGTAGTTGGAATAAATTATCAACCTGAGGATCATCCTTGGATTTTACATGTTCCAGAAACATTGTACCTAAAAGCCTTATGGGTAAAAGTTGTAGAAAATTAA
- the lptB gene encoding LPS export ABC transporter ATP-binding protein, protein MISIVAQNLCKSYKKRQVVKNVSLEVKKGEIVGLLGPNGAGKTTTFYMITGIVKPESGTVYCNDEDITKYPMYKRANLGIGYLAQEPSIFRNLTVEDNILSILEMKKIPKEERIEKMEKLLEEFKLTHVAKSMGYALSGGERRRVEIARTIANDPDFILLDEPFAGVDPIAVEDIQQIIRYLKARGLGILITDHSVRETLSITEKAYIMANGEVLISGTPEEIAQNELAKKIYLGENFKLD, encoded by the coding sequence ATGATTAGTATAGTGGCTCAGAATCTGTGTAAAAGTTATAAGAAAAGACAGGTTGTAAAAAATGTTAGTTTAGAAGTGAAAAAAGGGGAAATAGTTGGATTATTAGGACCTAATGGAGCTGGAAAAACAACAACATTTTATATGATAACAGGAATAGTAAAACCAGAGTCTGGAACTGTTTATTGTAATGATGAGGATATTACAAAATATCCTATGTATAAAAGAGCAAACTTAGGAATTGGATATTTGGCTCAGGAACCTTCAATTTTTAGAAATTTAACAGTTGAAGATAATATACTTTCAATTCTTGAAATGAAAAAGATTCCTAAGGAAGAAAGAATTGAAAAAATGGAAAAACTTTTGGAAGAATTTAAATTAACCCATGTGGCAAAATCAATGGGATATGCTCTTTCAGGAGGAGAAAGAAGAAGGGTAGAGATTGCAAGAACCATTGCCAATGACCCAGATTTTATACTTCTAGATGAACCATTTGCGGGAGTTGACCCTATAGCTGTTGAAGATATTCAACAGATTATAAGATATTTAAAAGCTAGAGGATTGGGAATATTAATAACAGATCACTCTGTAAGAGAAACTTTAAGTATTACAGAAAAAGCTTATATAATGGCAAATGGAGAAGTACTAATAAGTGGAACACCAGAAGAAATAGCTCAAAATGAATTGGCGAAAAAAATCTATCTAGGGGAAAACTTTAAGTTAGATTAA
- the alr gene encoding alanine racemase encodes MRAWAEINLDNLTYNIEKIREFSQNRDIMAIIKADAYGMGAVTIAEELSLLGIENFGVSSLEEGIELRQHNIQGNILILAGIYNDEIYGVKEYNLQVAVTNFSQLELFKNHKEIPLHLKVDTGMGRVGFKEKDALKALEYAKENNLNLVGVYSHLSVADEPGKDNELYTLHQLEIFNTFENEEKLKYRHILNSGGILKYSHVGNSNLVRAGIILYGLYGEGNIKELKRVFTLKSRVLFLKEIEEEMDISYGRIGKAHKGDMIGTISIGYADGFRREFSNNGTVEILGEKCPVIGKVCMDMTMVRIPEKIKKLVKVGQEVIVMGEDIYEKSKSINISVYEMFTGLSRRVSRVYIKNGVPKPHIINNLIGSI; translated from the coding sequence ATGAGAGCTTGGGCAGAAATAAATTTAGATAATTTAACCTATAATATAGAAAAAATTAGAGAGTTTTCACAAAATAGAGATATAATGGCTATTATAAAAGCAGATGCATATGGAATGGGAGCTGTGACAATAGCAGAGGAATTATCTCTTTTGGGAATAGAAAATTTTGGGGTGTCTTCCCTAGAAGAGGGAATAGAATTAAGACAGCATAATATCCAAGGAAATATTTTAATTTTAGCAGGAATTTATAATGATGAAATTTATGGGGTAAAGGAATATAATTTACAAGTTGCAGTTACAAATTTTTCCCAGTTAGAATTATTTAAAAATCATAAGGAAATACCTTTACATTTAAAAGTTGACACGGGTATGGGTAGAGTAGGATTTAAAGAAAAGGACGCTTTAAAAGCTTTAGAATATGCCAAGGAAAATAATTTGAATTTAGTGGGTGTTTATTCACATTTATCTGTGGCAGATGAGCCAGGAAAAGATAATGAACTTTATACTTTACATCAACTTGAAATATTTAATACTTTTGAAAATGAGGAAAAATTAAAATATAGACATATTTTAAATAGTGGTGGAATATTAAAATATAGTCATGTGGGAAATAGTAATTTAGTTAGAGCTGGAATTATTTTATATGGATTATATGGAGAAGGTAATATAAAAGAGTTAAAAAGAGTATTTACTTTGAAAAGTAGAGTTTTATTTTTAAAAGAAATAGAGGAAGAGATGGACATTTCCTATGGTAGAATAGGAAAGGCTCACAAAGGTGATATGATAGGAACTATATCTATTGGATATGCCGATGGATTTAGAAGAGAGTTTTCAAATAATGGAACTGTGGAAATTTTAGGTGAGAAATGTCCTGTGATTGGAAAAGTTTGTATGGATATGACCATGGTTAGAATTCCAGAAAAAATAAAAAAATTAGTTAAAGTTGGACAAGAAGTTATTGTTATGGGTGAAGATATTTATGAAAAATCAAAAAGTATAAATATCTCAGTATATGAAATGTTTACAGGATTAAGTAGAAGAGTAAGTAGAGTATATATAAAGAATGGAGTTCCTAAGCCACATATAATTAATAATCTAATAGGTTCAATATAG